The Episyrphus balteatus chromosome 3, idEpiBalt1.1, whole genome shotgun sequence genome segment ttcgaaaaaacaaaaaaaaaaaaaaaaatcaaggttaacccctagtctaaaaaaatacattttcaaaaatttcttccaaatcctttgaatgagacatcacaaaggtctctttaagctgtATTCTATAGACTCTTTTGATCGTTGGCTCTTATTCCAATAGCAATCTTTTTGACAAGTTTCATCACggtaataatttgtttttatttattgatttttttaatcattttaccTGTCCTATGTATGAAGAAGAAGGGACCCCTAGTGTTATaatgtcaacaaaaattttaaaatttgatattaaaatatcttctttataataaaaaaaaatagtgttttgatattttaatcagcatttttttactaaattgatgagatatttaattaaatatttaaaaaattgttaaatgatattgttttttaagaacaagtctgtgcgaccaagtcgtgcattttattcacATTTTAAGGTGTCTAAAATTGGAAACTATGTTATAGACAAACACACCAAAATACTTCTGAAGAAGCTTCATGGAATACTAAATATACACTAAAAATACActgtttaatcaaaattttgactttgtttaagcaaaaaagaaatttataccGAACATTCCAATCGAATTCCTCATGACAACGTGTGAACGAACGgccaataaattttattttattgagcAATAATTTACGTCtgcaaaaccttaaaaaaactgATAACAACTATCAGAAAGTTCCTTGtgataaaactaaaataaaactcAAGCTTTTAGTTGAGAGAAGATGTAagtattttattattctttaatTCTCTAATATGGTTTACATTCTgcaaaaaataaccaaaaattaaaaccatttcTAATCTAAATTTGAACATTCACACTTACTATCCGATTTGCTCCAACCAATATGAACTTTGTTCTTAATATTTTCTGCTTCAAGCCAAACTCTCAATGGTTCAAAATAGTCAGCTATTGCTTTTCCAGTCATTTTTCGTTCTCCAGTAAATGCTTCCATTGCATCGGGCCATGGTTTAGAAGCACCCATTGATAACATAGCtctaaaaatcatacaaaatttgatttcaataattttcaaaataaattttttgaaaaactcacTCAAAAGCTTTACCAGCTTCTGCACTTCCATAAAAATCACAATTATCTAATGGCAATTCAGGATTTGTGGGGTCATATTGACCAGCTTTAATACAAGCTGATTTGTAGAATTGGAATTGAATAATAAAAGACACTAGGTATCTGTTGATAAAAGTAGAAGAATTAGGAAATGGTTCTTTAAAAAACTCCTACAACTAACCTTAGATACTCTGTATCAGCAGAAATATGATACTTGGCAGGAGCATCGAAATCATTCTCGGTTCTAACAATTGGAGGCTCAATACCAGAGTATTCTTCTCTTAACTTCCAGAAGGCACAATTCCAATTTCCATTCTTGACTTGTCCTCGGAAAAGAGCCCAACGATATTTGTCCATTGTGAATGCAAATGGCAAGAAGACAATTTTGTCCAAAGCTGTCAAGAACATTTTATTCAAACGAGCTTCTTCATCATTTTTGTAATCTTTGAGAAGACCAATTTTCTCCAAATGTTTTGGTGTTGAAAATGATAGAGCCAAAACATCACCAACAGCTTCATGGAAGCCTGGATTTGCACCAGTTCGATATACATTAGGAAGATGCTGGTATTGAAGATAGTATTGGATATGTCCTTGTTCATGATGAACTGTAGCCAATTGATCTTGAGTAACTCGAGTACATTGTTTGATACGAACATCGTCGGTGAGGAAAAAATCCCAAGCACTGGCGTGACAAATCAAATCACGACCATCAGTTGGTTTTTCAATTATGCTCTTTTCCCAAAATGCTCTGAAATCAAGTTTATCagtaataattttcgaaaacaaggTTTTAACTCACGACTTACTTTGGAAGTTTCTTCAAATTTAAAGACTGGAAGAATTCATCAGCTAATTCAAACATTTTCTTCGAGTCATATCCTTGACGAACCATTTCATCGGTTACATCAATCAGAGGCTTATCGGGAAAAGGTGAAACAATACTTGCAATCTCACCCCAGGTTTGAGCCCACATATTCCCCAACAAATGCATTGGAATAGGTCCCTTTTCTGAAACAACTTTATCGCCATATACCTGTCGCAAACGCCAGCGGACATAACCATGAATCTGTTCATAAAGTGGACGAATTTCAGAATAAATGTCTTCCAACTGCTGTTCCATGGTTTCATCTTCGTACTCAGCCAACCAAAGTTCAGCTCCGGATGTGAAATCTTTTAAGAAAACTTATAAGAAAACTGTTATGTCAAAGTTTTGACTTCCTACTCACTGTTCAATTTAGCAGCCTTTGTATTGAGTTCAACATATCTGTCAAAACTTTTTCTTGTTGGTGTACCAGCTTTGTCATACCACATATTCCAATAATATGCCAGCTCTTCAGGATCTCGACTTGTTGTTAAAATCTCCGTCAATTCTGGTTCCAACTGCATTTCACAATTCATTCTATCGATATAACTGCAAACTCTTACCTTTGCGTAGTTTGAATCCATCATTGACAAAGTTGACAAAAGTTCATCGTAGTCTTTCTCAGGCAATGCAGCATAACCTAATTTCCCTAACATTTGAAATTGTCTCTTCAAATCAGGATCTTTGAAGTTTTGCCAATCATATTCTTTCAAATCTTCAgcaatttgtttcttaaattttgcTGTATTAGCAGATActtcatttttaactttttcattcGCATCGGTAATGTTAGAAGTGTAGGCCCAACTAGCTTCAGTATCAAGATTGGTCTGTTTATTTAactcaacattgatattttgaagatatTTAGCTGCTTCTTCTTCAGAACGTCCTCGAAATAGGTTTTTCCCATGGCAAAGCtaaaaagattgcaatttttaattaataaactatACTACTTAATGGTCTTAAAATTTTACCCCAAAAGCTGCTATTAAGAGAAGAAGAAACTTCATTGTTCAACGAAGTTTAGCACAcgattgaattttcaaaaccgATATAGACTTTAAGCAAAGCTACCTTTTCTTAAGTATCATTACAAACGAGGAATCTACTTAAGGGATATAAAAGTCATACTGGGGATCTTATCATTAAAGATTAACTTATCAACTTCTGttcatttaagttttaattttattaagaaatcaGTCGATGGATTATAGATAAACCactcaaaaaattattgttattatctTATCGATTTGAcactttgttaaatattttgttttaagtgttATTTCCTCtggtttaattaattaatcatgtttacttgttatatttttagaTAAATCCGAAACCGGTTTGTTTTCTATCAGATTTTAGaacttaaat includes the following:
- the LOC129913612 gene encoding angiotensin-converting enzyme-like, with the protein product MKFLLLLIAAFGLCHGKNLFRGRSEEEAAKYLQNINVELNKQTNLDTEASWAYTSNITDANEKVKNEVSANTAKFKKQIAEDLKEYDWQNFKDPDLKRQFQMLGKLGYAALPEKDYDELLSTLSMMDSNYAKVRVCSYIDRMNCEMQLEPELTEILTTSRDPEELAYYWNMWYDKAGTPTRKSFDRYVELNTKAAKLNNFTSGAELWLAEYEDETMEQQLEDIYSEIRPLYEQIHGYVRWRLRQVYGDKVVSEKGPIPMHLLGNMWAQTWGEIASIVSPFPDKPLIDVTDEMVRQGYDSKKMFELADEFFQSLNLKKLPKAFWEKSIIEKPTDGRDLICHASAWDFFLTDDVRIKQCTRVTQDQLATVHHEQGHIQYYLQYQHLPNVYRTGANPGFHEAVGDVLALSFSTPKHLEKIGLLKDYKNDEEARLNKMFLTALDKIVFLPFAFTMDKYRWALFRGQVKNGNWNCAFWKLREEYSGIEPPIVRTENDFDAPAKYHISADTEYLRYLVSFIIQFQFYKSACIKAGQYDPTNPELPLDNCDFYGSAEAGKAFEAMLSMGASKPWPDAMEAFTGERKMTGKAIADYFEPLRVWLEAENIKNKVHIGWSKSDKCKPY